One window from the genome of Elusimicrobium sp. encodes:
- a CDS encoding phosphatidate cytidylyltransferase translates to MLLPRILTALIGIPVVIAAIHFGGIVYMTFVGCVILLCLYEYGLALTAGKKPVHLVSLMLFGLLMAVVAILGRATMPGLELPDNLYPFTISVVIFGVLLFEVLTPKRSWERVCNTFTGIFLIPWALAHMINIRDIATYGEYLTLFMIITVWVSDTGAYFSGRFFGKHKLNKEVSPKKTWEGAIGGTLLAVGGAVLMRNLFLSTLFSVQEAIWMGLLVAVVGQVSDLAESVLKRSCGVKDSSNLLPGHGGFLDRFDSYLLLAPLFYYVVLYTL, encoded by the coding sequence ATGCTATTACCTAGAATACTAACTGCCCTGATTGGGATTCCCGTTGTTATCGCCGCCATCCATTTTGGCGGTATCGTTTACATGACTTTTGTGGGTTGTGTAATCTTGCTTTGCCTGTACGAATACGGCCTAGCGTTAACCGCCGGTAAAAAACCCGTGCATCTGGTAAGCCTGATGCTGTTTGGGTTGTTAATGGCCGTTGTCGCCATTTTGGGCCGTGCTACCATGCCGGGTTTGGAACTCCCGGACAACTTATATCCCTTCACTATCAGTGTGGTTATCTTCGGGGTGCTTTTGTTTGAAGTTCTTACCCCCAAACGCTCGTGGGAACGCGTGTGCAACACTTTCACCGGTATCTTCCTGATTCCGTGGGCTTTAGCACACATGATCAATATCCGGGATATTGCCACCTACGGCGAATACTTAACGCTTTTTATGATTATCACGGTGTGGGTGTCCGATACCGGGGCCTACTTCAGCGGACGCTTCTTTGGGAAACACAAATTAAACAAAGAAGTCAGCCCCAAAAAAACATGGGAAGGTGCCATCGGCGGTACTTTGCTGGCCGTGGGCGGTGCGGTGCTGATGCGTAACTTGTTTCTTTCCACCCTTTTCTCCGTACAGGAAGCCATTTGGATGGGGCTTTTGGTAGCGGTAGTAGGCCAAGTATCCGACTTGGCCGAATCGGTGCTTAAACGCTCTTGCGGTGTGAAAGATTCTTCCAATCTTCTGCCGGGGCACGGCGGTTTCTTAGACCGTTTCGACTCCTACCTCTTGTTGGCGCCGTTATTCTATTATGTGGTGCTTTACACTTTATGA
- a CDS encoding 1-deoxy-D-xylulose-5-phosphate reductoisomerase: MKNLVILGSTGSIGTSALDVVARLGTDYKVLALSANNNTELFLKQLHAFKPRFAAVLNPESYEKIKDQIPAETRLLPPEIDSLCFMASLPTADLVVSGVVGAVGFQPLVAAIKAGKVIALANKEPMVMAGKTLMTECDRWEAAIIPVDSEPSAIFQCLSGIADEYGYHKIEDQISKVFLTASGGPFAKRQGSLSTVTPQEALNHPRWKMGKKITIDSSTLMNKGFEAIEIMNLFNLPEEKVQIVIHPQSIVHSAVEFHDGAILAQMGEPDMRVPIQYAITYPQRLPGPVKKLNLFEAAKLEFFEPDLTRFPCLDLALSAARKGGILPAVLSAADEVAVDAFLKEKIQFTDIQKLIYTVLKAAPQTSGVATINQALEADAWAREAANASLADKTYTQAII; this comes from the coding sequence ATGAAAAATTTAGTCATTTTAGGTTCCACCGGTTCTATCGGCACTTCCGCGCTTGATGTTGTAGCCCGCCTAGGTACGGACTACAAAGTCCTCGCGCTTTCCGCCAACAACAACACGGAACTTTTTCTTAAACAACTCCATGCCTTTAAGCCGCGCTTTGCCGCGGTATTAAATCCGGAAAGTTACGAAAAAATCAAAGATCAAATTCCCGCCGAAACGCGCCTTTTGCCGCCGGAAATCGACAGTCTTTGCTTTATGGCTTCTTTACCGACGGCCGATTTGGTAGTCAGCGGGGTAGTAGGTGCCGTAGGCTTTCAGCCGTTAGTAGCGGCCATTAAAGCCGGCAAAGTAATTGCCCTTGCCAACAAAGAACCCATGGTGATGGCCGGTAAAACCCTTATGACCGAGTGCGACCGCTGGGAAGCGGCCATTATCCCCGTAGATAGCGAACCTTCCGCCATTTTCCAATGTTTAAGCGGTATTGCCGATGAATACGGCTACCACAAAATTGAAGACCAAATTTCCAAAGTATTTTTAACCGCGTCCGGCGGGCCTTTTGCCAAACGCCAGGGCTCTCTTTCCACCGTTACACCGCAAGAAGCCCTTAACCACCCGCGTTGGAAAATGGGTAAAAAAATTACGATTGACTCCTCTACCCTCATGAACAAAGGGTTTGAAGCCATCGAAATTATGAACCTGTTTAACCTGCCCGAAGAAAAAGTGCAAATTGTGATTCACCCGCAGTCTATCGTGCACTCGGCTGTGGAATTTCACGACGGGGCTATTTTGGCGCAAATGGGCGAACCCGATATGCGTGTACCAATTCAGTACGCAATCACTTACCCGCAACGCTTGCCCGGCCCCGTGAAAAAATTAAATCTTTTTGAAGCGGCTAAACTGGAATTTTTCGAGCCGGACTTAACCCGCTTTCCGTGCTTGGACTTGGCCCTTTCCGCAGCCCGCAAGGGTGGCATTTTACCTGCCGTTTTAAGCGCGGCGGACGAAGTGGCCGTAGATGCATTTTTGAAAGAAAAAATCCAATTTACCGATATTCAAAAACTCATCTATACGGTGTTAAAAGCCGCTCCGCAAACCTCGGGAGTAGCCACCATTAACCAAGCCTTAGAGGCAGATGCTTGGGCACGCGAAGCGGCCAATGCTTCCTTGGCAGACAAAACCTATACCCAAGCCATTATTTAG
- a CDS encoding site-2 protease family protein, giving the protein MFLTVLAVLIVLSPIVIIHEFGHYIACRLTGIRVKEFSFGFGKILWHKKVGYTDYQIRLIPFGGFVEPAGPMFHPEGAEEAPKPYEFAAKPWYSKFFMVVNGALFNYLLAALIFGVLIYIKGMPETDVTKIPAVVGTVAEGYPVEKLDMKPGDLILSVNGKAISHWKDLTDTLAARQEKDVTLTYKRGEETLSATVKNDDFNPKYPNTLGITVEAVYNPVAWWEAAGLGFYQCYYWTKMSLSSLAESFTKKKAPELAGPIGIVNVIHQSVHRSLLDFVFLIALLSVAVGMFNLFPIPILDGGYALVYLWEGLTKKLPTEKTLNIAVNIGMYILILLVIYASYSDIKRIFFKPKTAAVETTPAPEISAEAEKANVQD; this is encoded by the coding sequence ATGTTTTTAACCGTACTTGCCGTACTCATCGTACTGAGCCCGATTGTAATTATCCACGAGTTCGGGCACTACATTGCCTGCCGATTAACCGGAATCCGCGTAAAAGAATTTTCGTTTGGTTTCGGTAAAATTTTGTGGCACAAAAAAGTGGGCTACACGGATTATCAAATTCGCCTTATTCCGTTTGGCGGGTTTGTGGAGCCGGCCGGCCCCATGTTCCACCCCGAAGGTGCCGAGGAAGCCCCCAAACCTTACGAGTTTGCCGCCAAACCTTGGTATTCCAAGTTTTTCATGGTGGTAAACGGCGCCTTGTTTAACTATTTGCTCGCGGCACTTATTTTCGGCGTGCTTATTTACATCAAAGGTATGCCGGAAACGGACGTTACCAAAATCCCGGCGGTGGTGGGAACCGTGGCCGAAGGTTACCCGGTGGAAAAACTGGATATGAAACCCGGCGACTTAATTTTATCCGTAAACGGAAAAGCAATTTCCCATTGGAAAGACCTGACCGACACCTTGGCCGCCCGTCAAGAAAAAGATGTAACCCTTACTTATAAACGGGGAGAAGAAACCCTTTCCGCTACGGTAAAAAACGATGATTTCAACCCCAAATATCCCAATACCTTGGGTATTACGGTAGAGGCCGTTTACAACCCCGTAGCTTGGTGGGAAGCGGCAGGGTTGGGGTTCTACCAATGTTATTATTGGACGAAAATGTCCCTTTCCTCTTTGGCGGAAAGTTTCACCAAAAAGAAAGCCCCCGAACTCGCCGGCCCGATTGGCATTGTAAATGTAATTCACCAATCGGTACACCGAAGTTTGCTCGATTTTGTGTTTTTAATTGCCCTGCTTTCCGTAGCCGTGGGTATGTTCAATTTATTCCCTATCCCGATATTGGACGGAGGCTACGCACTTGTTTATTTATGGGAAGGGCTGACCAAAAAATTGCCGACCGAAAAAACCCTTAATATTGCGGTAAATATCGGTATGTATATTTTAATTTTGCTCGTTATTTATGCGTCTTATTCCGATATAAAACGCATCTTCTTCAAACCCAAAACCGCCGCCGTGGAAACTACCCCGGCCCCGGAAATTTCAGCCGAAGCGGAGAAAGCAAATGTACAAGACTAG
- a CDS encoding proline--tRNA ligase: protein MKLSNYYIPTLKEAPKDADTLSAKLMIRAGLIRKLASGLYEWLPLGLKVLKKVENIVREEMDKAGACEVWLPVVQPKELWEQSGRWTFYGKELLRFADRKDAEFCIAPTAEEVITDLVKKDVSSYKQLPVCLYQFGTKFRDEIRPRFGVMRAREFYMKDAYSFAATDESASEWYQKMYDAYQRIFTRCGFEFKAVEADTGSIGGNFSHEFMVLAETGEDAIANCPACGYAANTEKAEIQAPAEEVINEADLLPMENRTTPKAYTVEDVAKMLNVPTSKLIKLLVFVADEKPVVALVRGDHELNEFKFKALLKCTTLEKASEEVYTQVTGSFVGFAGAQGLKEKNPNVMIYADNYVKNIVNGVAGGNEKDVHTVNVTPRRDIKVDLYADLKMASAGDKCARCGAEFSFTRGIEAGHVFKLGTKYSAAMEANFLDEKQTSKPMIMGCYGIGISRVVAAAIEQSHDDNGIIWPAPMAPFDVALVAIDYDSNPEVKQHTDEICAKLEGAGLSVLLDDRDERPGVKFKDMDLIGLPHRLVVSSRTVKDGQCEYKKRSEKDAVRWNLAEAVENLLKAAGK from the coding sequence ATGAAACTATCGAATTACTATATTCCCACCCTTAAAGAAGCACCGAAAGATGCCGATACCCTTTCCGCTAAACTGATGATTCGCGCGGGGCTTATCCGCAAACTGGCTAGCGGGCTTTATGAATGGCTGCCGCTCGGCCTTAAAGTTCTTAAAAAAGTAGAAAATATTGTGCGCGAGGAAATGGATAAAGCCGGTGCGTGCGAAGTGTGGTTACCCGTCGTGCAACCCAAAGAACTGTGGGAACAAAGCGGCCGTTGGACTTTCTACGGCAAAGAACTTTTGCGCTTTGCCGACCGCAAAGATGCCGAGTTCTGCATCGCCCCTACCGCCGAAGAAGTCATCACCGATTTAGTGAAAAAAGATGTTTCCTCTTACAAGCAACTTCCCGTGTGTCTTTATCAGTTCGGCACCAAATTCCGCGATGAAATCCGCCCCCGCTTTGGCGTAATGCGTGCCCGCGAATTTTACATGAAAGACGCCTATTCTTTCGCCGCGACGGACGAATCTGCCAGTGAGTGGTACCAAAAAATGTACGATGCCTATCAACGCATTTTTACGCGCTGTGGGTTTGAATTTAAGGCGGTAGAGGCCGACACGGGTTCTATCGGCGGTAATTTCTCGCACGAATTTATGGTACTTGCCGAAACGGGCGAAGATGCCATTGCCAACTGCCCCGCCTGCGGTTATGCCGCCAATACGGAAAAGGCCGAAATTCAAGCCCCGGCGGAAGAAGTTATTAACGAGGCCGACCTCCTGCCCATGGAAAACCGCACCACCCCCAAAGCCTACACCGTGGAAGATGTGGCCAAAATGTTAAATGTTCCCACCTCTAAACTAATTAAACTGCTCGTGTTTGTGGCGGACGAAAAACCGGTAGTGGCTTTGGTACGCGGCGACCACGAATTAAACGAATTTAAATTCAAAGCCCTTCTTAAATGCACTACGCTCGAAAAAGCCAGCGAAGAAGTGTATACCCAAGTAACGGGTTCCTTCGTCGGGTTTGCGGGCGCACAAGGCTTAAAAGAAAAGAACCCGAATGTAATGATTTATGCCGATAACTATGTGAAAAACATTGTAAACGGCGTAGCCGGCGGAAACGAAAAAGACGTCCACACCGTCAATGTTACCCCCCGCCGCGACATTAAAGTAGATTTGTATGCCGACTTGAAAATGGCCTCCGCCGGCGATAAATGCGCCCGCTGCGGAGCCGAATTTTCTTTCACGCGCGGCATTGAAGCGGGACATGTGTTCAAACTGGGAACCAAGTACTCCGCCGCCATGGAAGCCAACTTCTTGGACGAAAAACAAACTTCCAAACCTATGATTATGGGTTGCTACGGAATCGGTATCAGCCGCGTGGTAGCCGCCGCTATCGAACAATCTCATGACGATAACGGCATCATCTGGCCGGCGCCGATGGCTCCGTTTGATGTGGCTTTGGTCGCCATTGATTACGATTCCAACCCCGAAGTAAAACAACACACAGACGAAATCTGCGCCAAATTGGAAGGCGCGGGCTTATCCGTGTTGCTAGATGACCGCGATGAACGCCCCGGTGTGAAATTCAAAGATATGGACTTAATCGGTCTGCCCCACCGCTTGGTAGTCAGCAGCCGCACCGTAAAAGACGGTCAATGCGAATACAAAAAACGCTCGGAAAAAGATGCCGTCCGTTGGAACCTGGCAGAAGCCGTTGAAAACTTGCTGAAAGCCGCCGGCAAATAA
- a CDS encoding glycosyltransferase family 2 protein: MKKQRISLFIITHNEEANIAKCILSARELVNEIVVVDSFSTDKTVQICRELGANIYTRKFEGYTKKKNFALSKVSSPWALSLDADETLTPELVEEIRQAVQDETVAGYKLPRANFFLGKRMKYSGIAKEYLLRLVRTEKAEFRGGLVHETLCVQGKVKKLKKTFNHHSYTDMEDYFVKFNKHTSLAAETMFKKGKKCNLAVLILRMPFEFLRRYVLRLGFLNGVRGLIWATCSTFYTFVKYIKLWFLWQRKRF, translated from the coding sequence ATGAAAAAGCAACGGATTTCCCTTTTCATCATCACCCATAACGAAGAAGCCAACATCGCCAAGTGTATTTTAAGCGCAAGAGAATTAGTAAACGAAATTGTGGTTGTTGATTCTTTTTCTACGGACAAGACGGTGCAAATCTGTCGCGAGTTGGGCGCAAATATCTATACCCGTAAGTTTGAAGGATACACCAAAAAAAAGAATTTTGCCCTCTCTAAGGTATCCAGCCCTTGGGCCCTTTCTTTAGATGCCGACGAAACACTGACCCCCGAACTGGTAGAAGAAATCCGCCAAGCCGTGCAAGACGAAACCGTTGCCGGGTACAAACTCCCCCGAGCCAATTTCTTTTTGGGCAAACGCATGAAGTACAGCGGAATAGCCAAGGAGTATCTCTTACGCTTAGTACGCACTGAAAAAGCCGAGTTTCGCGGAGGACTTGTGCACGAAACCCTTTGCGTGCAAGGGAAGGTTAAAAAGTTAAAGAAAACTTTTAACCACCATTCCTATACCGACATGGAAGACTATTTTGTTAAGTTCAACAAGCATACTTCCCTTGCTGCCGAAACTATGTTCAAAAAAGGAAAAAAATGTAACCTTGCGGTGCTAATTTTGCGCATGCCGTTTGAGTTCTTGCGTCGGTATGTGTTGCGGCTTGGATTTTTGAACGGTGTGCGCGGGTTGATTTGGGCCACTTGTTCCACTTTTTACACTTTCGTCAAATATATTAAACTTTGGTTCTTATGGCAACGCAAACGCTTTTGA
- the ispG gene encoding flavodoxin-dependent (E)-4-hydroxy-3-methylbut-2-enyl-diphosphate synthase — protein MYKTREVKVGPYTLGTGHPVRVQSMCNTDTRDAEKTAAQINLLDAAGCEINRVAVPDMQAAQTIGEIKKRISSPLVADIHFDYKLALEAIKQGVDKVRINPGNIGAVENTKEVVKAAADKGVAIRIGVNAGSVKYLKSVQGRMELSDEKWAEVMVNEALEQANILEQLNFKNVVVSLKSDNFKRTVLANELFAKQSDIPLHIGLTEAGSFLSGAVKSSVALGTLLQKGIGATIRVSLTEDPRLQVRTAYEILKALGLREYGPNLISCPTCGRTQVDVTGTVHALEERIYADKDLLAKATGLKIAVMGCVVNGPGEARDADFGIAGGVGEGLYFEHGQTMFKLPQEKWVDFLIDKINTWKK, from the coding sequence ATGTACAAGACTAGAGAAGTAAAAGTAGGCCCTTACACCTTGGGAACCGGCCACCCCGTGCGCGTGCAAAGTATGTGTAATACCGACACTCGCGACGCCGAAAAAACGGCGGCGCAAATCAATTTGTTAGATGCCGCCGGTTGCGAAATCAACCGCGTGGCCGTGCCCGATATGCAAGCCGCCCAAACCATTGGAGAAATTAAAAAACGCATTTCTTCCCCCCTCGTGGCCGATATCCATTTTGATTATAAACTGGCTTTGGAAGCCATCAAACAAGGCGTAGATAAAGTGCGCATCAACCCCGGCAATATCGGCGCTGTGGAAAACACCAAAGAAGTGGTAAAAGCCGCCGCGGATAAAGGGGTTGCTATTCGCATCGGGGTAAATGCAGGTAGCGTAAAATACCTTAAAAGCGTACAGGGCCGCATGGAACTTTCCGACGAAAAATGGGCCGAAGTAATGGTAAATGAAGCCCTGGAACAAGCCAACATTTTGGAACAATTAAATTTCAAAAATGTAGTGGTTTCCTTAAAATCGGATAATTTCAAACGCACCGTTCTGGCCAATGAACTCTTTGCCAAGCAAAGCGATATTCCGCTCCATATCGGCTTAACGGAAGCGGGCAGTTTTTTAAGCGGTGCGGTAAAAAGTTCTGTTGCGTTGGGAACGCTTCTTCAAAAAGGAATCGGCGCCACGATTCGCGTTTCGCTGACAGAAGACCCGCGCCTGCAAGTGCGTACCGCGTACGAAATTTTGAAAGCCTTGGGCTTACGCGAATACGGGCCGAATTTAATTTCCTGTCCCACCTGCGGCCGCACACAAGTAGATGTAACGGGTACGGTACACGCCTTGGAAGAACGCATTTACGCGGACAAAGACCTGCTTGCCAAAGCCACCGGGCTTAAAATTGCCGTGATGGGTTGTGTGGTAAACGGCCCGGGCGAAGCACGCGATGCTGATTTTGGTATTGCCGGCGGCGTAGGCGAAGGTCTTTACTTTGAACACGGCCAAACCATGTTCAAACTCCCCCAAGAAAAATGGGTAGATTTTTTAATTGATAAAATTAACACTTGGAAAAAATAA
- a CDS encoding prepilin-type N-terminal cleavage/methylation domain-containing protein gives MNKGFTLVELLVVVLIIGILSAVALPQYQKAVEKSRMTEALILVKKIVEAQKIFYMSNGRYASFEEMETLDLQFPKSSTIAYSGQHRYRTKDFAYSCQGTGATEIAVAQRVNGNGGLGTEYYFSVNSDNMDKVICYAYPTANKISAALCQEFQNTGLL, from the coding sequence ATGAATAAAGGGTTTACTTTGGTTGAACTGTTGGTAGTTGTTCTTATTATCGGTATTTTATCTGCGGTGGCTCTGCCTCAATATCAAAAAGCGGTAGAAAAATCTCGCATGACGGAGGCCCTTATCTTAGTGAAAAAGATTGTAGAAGCCCAAAAAATTTTTTATATGTCCAACGGACGCTATGCCTCTTTTGAGGAAATGGAAACCTTAGATTTGCAATTCCCTAAATCTTCTACGATCGCTTATAGCGGTCAGCACCGATACCGAACGAAAGATTTTGCCTATAGTTGCCAAGGTACCGGAGCAACGGAAATTGCGGTTGCCCAACGGGTAAACGGCAACGGCGGATTGGGTACAGAGTATTATTTTAGCGTGAACTCCGATAATATGGACAAAGTTATTTGCTACGCCTATCCTACCGCCAATAAAATTTCGGCGGCCTTGTGCCAAGAATTTCAAAATACCGGACTCCTCTAA
- the truB gene encoding tRNA pseudouridine(55) synthase TruB: MNWLKWYMMLSKTCTEPAKSGILLIRKPKDFSSHDIIAICRRVMKTKKIGHSGTLDPMATGLLILLIGREATRKQDQFLKLDKVYSATLTLGEETDSWDAYGEVIRTAPVPSLTQPQLEEAVKSLSGKIRQPIPFFSAKRINGNRMYELARKGAEMERKYNEVTVEWLRVQLDSPSQISFTVRCSCGTYVRSLGYMLAEKLGTAGHLTVLTREQIGSFEVKDAFDGNLLKNCEAETLYNRLLPVI, translated from the coding sequence ATGAACTGGCTAAAGTGGTACATGATGTTGTCAAAAACCTGCACTGAACCCGCTAAAAGCGGCATTTTGCTTATCCGTAAACCGAAGGACTTTTCTTCGCACGATATTATTGCCATTTGCCGACGGGTCATGAAAACAAAAAAGATAGGCCACAGCGGAACCTTGGATCCCATGGCTACGGGACTGCTTATTTTGCTTATCGGGCGCGAAGCCACGCGCAAGCAAGACCAATTTCTAAAATTGGATAAAGTATATAGTGCCACCTTAACTTTGGGAGAAGAAACCGATTCCTGGGACGCTTACGGAGAAGTAATCCGCACCGCGCCCGTCCCCTCCCTTACGCAACCCCAACTGGAAGAAGCCGTTAAATCTCTCAGCGGTAAAATCCGCCAACCGATTCCCTTTTTCAGTGCCAAGCGCATCAACGGAAACCGTATGTACGAACTCGCCCGCAAGGGAGCAGAAATGGAACGGAAATACAACGAAGTAACGGTAGAGTGGTTGCGCGTACAGCTCGACAGCCCTTCCCAAATTTCTTTTACGGTTCGTTGTTCCTGCGGAACTTACGTGCGCTCCCTCGGGTATATGTTGGCCGAAAAATTGGGAACCGCAGGACATTTGACCGTTTTAACGCGCGAACAAATCGGCTCTTTTGAAGTGAAAGATGCCTTTGACGGGAATTTACTTAAAAATTGCGAAGCGGAAACCTTATATAACCGCTTATTACCGGTGATTTAA
- the rbfA gene encoding 30S ribosome-binding factor RbfA, producing MIDRIKRLETLFLEEINTIITKMAANGDFGGFVTITAVRISKDLANAKVYFSVFGSPEDRKKTQESLSLLRKEIGAQLRGRLHLKRIPSFSFEYDDTPEKASRVEAIFQVIEKEHENEK from the coding sequence ATGATAGATAGAATCAAACGCTTAGAAACCCTTTTTTTGGAAGAAATCAACACCATCATCACCAAAATGGCCGCCAATGGCGATTTTGGCGGGTTCGTTACCATTACCGCGGTGCGCATCAGCAAGGATTTGGCCAACGCTAAAGTATATTTTTCCGTGTTCGGCAGCCCCGAAGACCGCAAAAAAACGCAAGAGTCTTTGTCTTTGTTGCGCAAAGAAATCGGTGCACAATTACGCGGACGCCTGCACTTAAAACGTATTCCTTCTTTTAGTTTTGAATATGACGACACACCGGAAAAAGCCTCCCGTGTAGAAGCCATTTTTCAAGTAATCGAAAAGGAACACGAAAATGAAAAATAG
- a CDS encoding bifunctional oligoribonuclease/PAP phosphatase NrnA, with protein sequence MKNREESLARVWEALRAGKKFFIAGHLNPDGDSLGCTLAMTSLLERLGKTVYAYAAPAVGNDLKFLPGLEKIHVDILPENPDFDTVLLLECSDRQRGGDLESVLSKAKTLINVDHHLVSDAYGTVNHIDSKASSTAEIIFQLFEASGEENLLPTQDEATCLYTGLVTDTGRFVHSNTTAEALRVASALVALGADVDQINRVIYFTKSYIELKLLGRALEKMELRFDNKYSQIILTRRDFETFGATSAQTQGIVSQPTMIPGVEVSALIKEEEDKVSINLRSRGAADVSKIAQTFGGGGHARAAGCKVVGKPLDEVADELAKVVHDVVKNLH encoded by the coding sequence ATGAAAAATAGAGAAGAAAGTTTAGCCCGCGTGTGGGAAGCCCTCCGCGCCGGAAAAAAATTTTTTATTGCCGGGCACTTAAACCCGGACGGTGATTCCTTGGGTTGCACGCTGGCGATGACTTCTCTTTTGGAACGCCTGGGAAAAACCGTTTACGCTTATGCCGCCCCGGCAGTAGGGAACGATTTGAAATTCTTACCGGGTTTGGAAAAAATCCATGTAGATATCCTTCCCGAAAATCCGGATTTTGATACCGTCCTTTTACTGGAATGTTCCGACCGCCAACGCGGCGGCGATTTGGAAAGTGTCCTTTCCAAGGCCAAAACGCTCATCAATGTGGATCACCACTTGGTAAGTGATGCTTACGGAACAGTCAACCACATAGATTCCAAAGCCTCTTCTACCGCAGAAATTATTTTCCAATTATTTGAAGCCTCCGGAGAGGAGAACCTGCTTCCTACCCAAGACGAAGCCACCTGCCTTTATACAGGCCTTGTAACCGATACGGGCCGTTTTGTTCACTCCAATACCACGGCAGAAGCCCTGCGGGTTGCTTCCGCTTTGGTAGCCTTGGGGGCAGATGTGGACCAAATCAACCGCGTGATTTATTTTACCAAGTCCTACATTGAACTGAAACTCTTGGGTCGCGCGCTTGAAAAAATGGAACTTCGTTTTGACAATAAATACAGCCAAATTATTTTAACCCGCCGCGATTTTGAAACCTTCGGTGCCACTTCTGCCCAAACGCAAGGTATCGTCAGCCAGCCCACCATGATTCCGGGCGTGGAAGTGTCGGCCCTTATCAAGGAAGAAGAAGATAAAGTTTCTATCAATCTCCGTTCCCGCGGGGCGGCAGATGTCAGCAAAATCGCCCAAACTTTCGGTGGCGGCGGCCATGCCCGCGCTGCCGGGTGCAAAGTAGTCGGTAAGCCGTTAGACGAAGTAGCCGATGAACTGGCTAAAGTGGTACATGATGTTGTCAAAAACCTGCACTGA
- the ribF gene encoding riboflavin biosynthesis protein RibF, with amino-acid sequence MRKGNKFITIGTFDGLHAGHRFLFNRLETLAAQHLMKPLALYFPLPPKTLLSTQPEMTVLSTPQEKQKLFRELGVPAQALDFEACRNLSPEKFFNEVLLKKYRMGGLLVGLDFAFGKDREGSLAFLREECAKRNIPFEVANFYLADGEKISSSLIRKTLALGDIPQATELLAQSYKLTGTVIKGHQLGRKLGFPTANLDTGIYKILPLGVFAVKVRVGKKIYDGFCNIGFRPTVNPIHNKLPLVEVNIFNFKKSIYGRKITVFFAAKIRNESKFNGLDALVTQLKKDQEKARELLKNFRLI; translated from the coding sequence ATGAGAAAGGGAAATAAATTTATTACCATCGGCACTTTTGACGGCTTGCACGCCGGGCACCGTTTTTTATTTAACAGGCTGGAAACCCTGGCTGCCCAACATTTAATGAAGCCTCTTGCGCTTTACTTCCCCCTTCCGCCCAAAACGCTGTTAAGCACCCAACCGGAAATGACGGTGCTGTCCACCCCGCAAGAAAAACAAAAACTTTTTAGGGAGTTGGGCGTTCCCGCACAGGCCCTTGATTTTGAAGCGTGCCGTAATTTGTCTCCCGAAAAATTTTTTAACGAAGTCCTCCTAAAAAAATACCGCATGGGCGGGTTGCTCGTCGGGTTGGACTTTGCCTTCGGCAAAGATCGGGAAGGAAGTTTAGCCTTCTTGCGCGAAGAGTGCGCCAAAAGAAATATCCCTTTCGAAGTAGCCAATTTTTACCTGGCAGACGGCGAAAAAATATCCTCTTCCCTCATTCGCAAAACCTTGGCCCTGGGGGATATTCCCCAAGCAACCGAACTTTTGGCCCAATCGTATAAGTTGACGGGAACCGTTATCAAAGGTCACCAACTGGGGCGCAAACTGGGTTTCCCCACCGCCAATTTGGATACGGGCATCTACAAAATTCTTCCGCTGGGCGTATTTGCCGTAAAAGTGCGGGTAGGCAAAAAAATCTACGACGGGTTTTGTAATATCGGCTTTCGTCCCACGGTAAACCCTATTCACAACAAATTACCGCTTGTGGAAGTAAACATTTTTAATTTTAAGAAAAGCATCTACGGCAGAAAAATAACCGTTTTCTTCGCGGCTAAAATACGAAATGAAAGCAAATTTAACGGCCTTGATGCATTGGTGACCCAACTTAAAAAAGACCAAGAAAAAGCGCGCGAATTACTCAAGAATTTTCGGCTTATATAA